DNA from Triticum aestivum cultivar Chinese Spring chromosome 7D, IWGSC CS RefSeq v2.1, whole genome shotgun sequence:
ggccggccctctatggcgcgccctgaaGGAGTCCTActctcccaccgggagtaggattcccccctttccggGCTTGTTCGGTTAATCCTCCTCCTAAGAGGATTGGAGGGAATTGGCAAAGATTGAGATGTATTTTGACTTATAAGAGGTTTAAATCCTCCTCAAACCCCTTCAATCCCCTCGGTTCTACACGCAATCGAACAAGGCTTCCCtggttggactaggagagaaggaagagggagagagggaggaaggaaaggggggcgccgccccccttcctagttcAATTCAGGCCAGaggaggaggggcgcgcggcctgccctggctgcccctctctatccactaaagcccattagggcccatatactcccctgggggtttcggtaacccctcggtactccggtatatgcccaaactctctcaaacctttccgatgtccaaacatagtcatccaatatatcaatctttatgtctcgaccatttagagactcctcgtcatgtccgtgatcatatccgggactccgaactaccttcagtatattaaaacacataaactcataataccgatcgtcaccgaacgttaagcgtgcggaccctacgggttcgagaactatgtagacatgaccgagactcatctccggtcaataaccaatagcgaaacctagatgctcatattggttcctacatattctacgaaaatctttatcggtcaaaccgcaccacaacatacgttgtttcctttggcatgggtatgttacttgcccgagattcgatcgtcggtatctcaatacctagttcaatctcgttaccggcaagtctctttacttgttccgtaatgctttatgccgtgactaactcattagtcagattgcttgcaaggcttatagtgatgtgcattaccgagagggcccagaggtacctctccgaaacacgaagtgacaaatcctaatctcgatctatgccaacctaacaaacaccttcggagacacatgtagagcatctttataatcacccagttacgttgtgacgtttgataccacactaagtgttcctctggtattcgggagttgcataatctcatagtcataggaacatgtataagtcatgaagaaagcaatagcaacaaactaaacgatcatcgtgctaagctaacggatgggtcaagtcaatcacatcattctccaatgatgtgatcctgttaatcaaatgacaactatgTCTAtggtaggaaacttaaccatctttgattaacgagctagttaagtagaggcatactagtgacactcagtttgtctatgtattcacacatgtactaattgttcggttaatacaattctagcatgaataataaatattcatcatgatataaggaaataaatactcCCTCCCTTCACTTTTGTAAAGGGGCGGAGCGAAATCATGTGCACACTCGCTCGGTCGCGCACGAGAATGGTGTTTTCCATTTTTTTTCCCGTGTCGGCCGCGGACATGGTAGCGAAACATTCGCATCCCCTCCCTCACACACTTGCCCACATCCCTCCCTCTCTGACGCACGCTCGCCCGCATCGCCGGCGCCGCCTCTCCCCGAGCTTCTCCCTCGCCTGCGTCGTCAGCGCCCTCTCCCTCGTCCGCATCGCCGGCGCTCTACAGCACCAACTCCATCGTTAAAAATGcgattccccccctccggctctCTGATTTGCAGTGGCGGTGCTCGATCTGCGGCCTGGACTATCAAGACGGCGCGACGGAGCTGCTGCTGCTGGTTGCCTGCCCGGAGCTGCTGCTGCCGGTCGTCCGCCCGGATCTGCTGCTTCAGGCGATGCCCACATCGCCGTCACCCTcccgctcctcttcctcctcagcaTCAACGGCAGGGGTGCTGGGAGGGGGAGGGGCGGATGGGCGGATGGGCCCTTCTTCGAGCCGTACAACCATCGCAGAGCAGAGCAGGAAGCTCGTCTCCGAGGTGAGGATTTACCGCAGCCGCTGTAGTTAAATGCATCTGTTTCATCCTCTGTAGTCTGTATTCTGCTCTTCTCACCTCACCTTCAGTTAAATGCATCTGGTCATGGATATGATTCAGAGCATCAGATTCACAAGCATGATGGATGGAGGGATCTGTCAAATGGTGCGACTCCTTGTACTACAACGACAGTGACATGCCGGCCTCCCACACGCACATAGCATGCACTGATTGACACCTCAGTAATCAAATGCAGGGGAGTAGCTAGCTTTGCTTGTATGTGTGTGTACTAAGATGAGGCAGTTATCAAATTAAGTGTCTTCTGAAAGCAACAAATATGATGATGATACAGTACAAACTTGTAAGTCACATCAAACTCTGCTTctgcaaaaaagaaaaacaactCTGCCTCTGTTTTGGAGAAATAAAAGTGAAGGAgaaagattgtgtgtgtgtgtggatgaaaatcaagcaaagacaAATGATGTCCAGGCCACTTTAGTGTTCACCACTTGATCCTCTCCACCTAATTTGCCTTGCAGATTAACAGATGTGGTGGAGTATATCTTCTGGAATGGGTATGAACTGTCCAAAGTTCAGGTAATCTACTTACTGCAGATGGAGTAGTTGCCCTTTTACTCAACTGAATGAAATACTCCATAATTTAAATATCTTGTGCTAAATATGCGATCTCGTTAGAAATTCTCCATAATTTAACCCAACCGAATGAGTTGATCGACATGAATTTTTCTGGAGTAGTTCACCAACAGTACATTGAATAAAAGTTCAGTTAAGCAAGCATGATACTCCTATTTTTGGAGTAAAAATTCAGTAAAGAGCTTGGCATCTCTCTTTGCATCTCAGTTTGCATCTAGGAGTACATCTGGAACTTCCTATGAGTGTATATTCTTTGATGCAGAGAATATATACTCCTATCAAACAAGTAAAGAATATACTCCTAGTTGGAGTGTTTTGCAACTTGCTAGGAGTACTGGGGTATCAACCTATCTATAGCAAGTGATTCAGTTCTCTTCTTTTCCAACCATAAATACTGGAGTATATATTCCAATATACAGCAAGCACTCCCAAGAAAAAGCTGGAGTATATAGCAATATATAGCACAATATAGTCTGTGGCAACAATAATTATAGACCTCAAGTTCACACATAAACACATACTCCTTTGCTTGTAAGCATGGAATACACAAATACTCCAACAAACTGGAGTAGAATACACAACAAGTACACACAGATTACACAACAAACTGGATTAGGATCAGCGTCCAAGCATCTCTAGTGCCATTGCATACACTTCAGGAGGAACTGAGATCCTGGGCGGTAGCAGTTGTAGCCTTTCTAGCCTATCCTTGTTCATGTGCGGGATTTTGTATTTATTGGCTCCACCATTCTTCATTACTTCAACCATGCAAGTCTGCAGAGTTATGAATACTCTGTTGAGTTTTGAAACTTCATATCCATCGAACTCCTCTTGAACACCTTTAATCAGCCCTGGAATAGTTTTTGGACTTTTTCAGTTTGTTAGCGACTGAATCGAGCTGAAGAACCCAAGGTCCAGGGCGTTCATGTCCGGAGAATTTGGAGGCTGATACATTATTCTGATGTCCAGGCCACTTTTGTCCACAGCTTCTGCGAATGCTTGATCATTAGGTAGGATATGTGTTCTCGCGTTATCTTGCTGGATAAAAATGGGTTGTCCATCATCATCTGCAGGCCACAATGCTTGAATCGCTGGCACAACCTTCTGTATAATGTACTCTCTCATCACATCCCTCGTCACTATGACAGGCTTTGTTTCCAATGTCCCTTTTTCCCTGTTCTTGCTTCTTTTTGCTGCAGTCACTCTCACGAATGGCCATACCCCAATTTTTCCGGAGAATGTCATGTTCCCATCTTCATCAAACCGTGGTCTTGCGACCGCTGTGAGAAACAtcacttttccaatagagtttttgATAGGTCTTTCTGGGTCCTCTTCGTCATGCAGCAGATAGTAGTTCCTCTTTCTCTTGGTCATGGAGAACCATTTCTCGTTGATGTGAACAATACTATGCATACTCCTGAAACTTGGGCTTACATCTCCTAATGTTGCCTCATCTAGCGTAGAGAGGCAAAAATCCACCCTATCTCTCTTATTTTCTCTGTCAGTACCGGCTTTACCCTGTTGGAGTGTCTCCTTATCTTATTCAACTTGAACTTCTTGTATAGTGTAGTAGGGCTTACACCTAGTGCCTTGGCTAGAGATCGAATAGTTGACCTCTTGTTTAAGGGAATTGTCGGAATGAGAGATAGGATATAATCATAAGATTTTCTTCCACAATTTTCCTTTCTTTTGTTTGAAACATCCACCTCCTGACCAAGGCCTTTCTGTTTCATTGCCGTCTCCCATATTCTTTGAATAACTCGAACATGTGCTCCAAATATTGCAGCCACGTCCTTCTTATCAGTTCTCTTGAACTTGCCTCCTCTACTCTTATGGAGGGTTTCCAAGGACATGTAAGCGGCATATCTCTGCGCATCAGTGAGTCAATTCCTTTGCCTTTGTACTCCTACAATAGCAATagaataattaaattaattattgcAAGAATATTACAAATTGGTTGTTGGAAATGTAAACAAGAGGTCAACAATAGCAACAGCAATTCCATAGGATAGGAGTATTGCTTGCTTTGCTTGCTGTAAATATAAACATAAATGCTGCTTGCTGAAAATATAAATGTAAACTAAACTTGTAAATATAAACTAAACTGTTCAGTTCTGTATACCTCAAAACTTGTAAATATAAATAGATTATAAACTAAACTAAACTTGCAGCAATTTCGTTTCCATTCGTAGCTGTCAGGGTATATGCTTATTTTGAGGGTAAATATGTTCAAGAGAAACTGGTCAGATAGGCTTTGTTCCTGCTGAACTGAATTGTCTATATGTGAATGTAACCTGGTAAGGGGACATTTTGGCCTAAAAATAGATATTTGGAGCTATGCTCTTGGCATGGTTCTGAACTGAAACTTATGTAGCCATTTTTGTTTTAACGCATGAGTGTCGTGCACCCTTCTTTGATAGCTTGGGCAAGGCATTTCAAATAATTGGAGATAGGGGTCCCATGAACACGTATCAGCAGTAGGTGGGCACCGCTCTCCGCACCATGGTTGGACAGCTACATATTTGTCAGAGAGTAGAAGCAGGCTGATGCAGCGTGCAGAAAATAGAGAACATGTCTAGATCAAACAAATCATCTATTGGTACTCCCAGCTGGCCAGCCGGAGCCAAGGAGATTTGCTGGATTTCCTCTTACAAAAAACCAAACTTGTAAGAGGTAAATATGCCGCCAGGTTATATTCCGGAGCCACGGAGCCACGAACATTGCAATTTCTTTTCCATTCGTAGCTGTGAGGGTAAATATGCCGCCAGGAGTAAATATAAACTTGTAAATATAAACATGAGCTGTAAATATTTTAAGGTACACCGCTGTTCTTGCAGCAATTTCTTTTCCATTCATAGCTGTTAGGGTATATGCTTACACACATACATGCTGTCAGAGTATATGTTTATTTACACACACATACATGGAGTTTGTTCAGTTGCCTATAAGCAAATGAGACAAAAACTGAAAATGTCCCTACAATGTCCAGGAGACCTCTGTTGCTTGTTGAAAATGTAAATGTTGCTTGTTTGAATAACCTGTGAACAAAATGAAGCTTCCTCATATGCACTATTCAAGCAATCCCTTCTCTGTTACTTTCGAGGCATAATTTGATGCAAGATTAGAAGAAATTATACCTGAATTTTGACCAGCATTGTTGCTTTCTTCTTCAGGTTCTTCGTTGCCTTCTTCAGGCGGAGTGAAATTGAGATCTGGGACTACCATGCTTGAAATTGGGCCAATGATCTACTGCTGTTGATGTTGAGGATCTGCTTCTTCCTTGCTGTTGAAGATCTGCTGATGTTGTTGGTGAGGAGCTGGACCATCAAAGGTGCTGGACGAGGAGCTGGGCTGGCTTTCGGCGAGAAGCCAACAAGGATCACCGAGCCTGGAGGTTGTGGAATACGCAGATCCTGGGCAAGGAGCAGCGAGGTGCTGGGCGAGGAGTTATGCCGGCTTCCGAGCTCAACTTCTCCTGGCCTTCTCCCCTGGCTCCCCTGGCTCAAGGCTAGCTGCACCTTGCCGACGACGCGGGGAAGAAGGAAGGCAGTGCTGGCGAGGTGCGCTGGGGCTGGTGGCCGGCGGCCGGCGAGGTGTGGTCCTGGGGCCGGCGGTGACCAGGAATCTGGGCGGCGATGAGGACGAGATCCTGGGCGGCGGTGAGCGGGAGATCCTGGGCGGAGAAGTTGGGCGCCAGGTGAGCAGCAAGGAGATCTTGGGCGCGAGGTGGGCAGCGGCGCGCTGGGTGAGGAGAAGCCGGGCGCGAGGTGGGCGACGACACGCTAGGCGAGGAGAAGCTGGGCGCAAGGTGGGCGATGACGCGCTGGGCGAGGTGATTCCGATattttttgaatttcaaattgATCGATTGGAAGGGGTATTGTTGTCCATTACCGATTTTTTGGGGCTGTCGGAAATTTTCTTCCGCgccttgctacatcttgagcactgcgttggttttccctagaaaaggaaagggtgttgcagcaaagtagcgtaagtattttcctcagtttttgagaaccaatgtatcaatccagtaggaggctacgcgcgagtccttcgtatctgcacaatacaaataaatcctcgcaaccaacgcgataaggggttgtcaatcccttcacggtcacttacgagagtgagatctgatagatatgataggataatatttttgatatctttgtgataaagatgcaaagtaaaataaaagcaaagtaaaaagcaaaggaaataactaagtgttggaagattaatatgatgaagatagacccgggggccataggtttcactagtggcttctctcaagagcataagtattttacggtgggtgaacgaattactgttgagcaattgacagaattgagcatagttatgagaatgtctagatatgatcatgtatataggcatcatgtctgagacaagtagaccgactcctgcctgcatctactactattactccactcatcgaccgctatccagcatgcatctagagtattaagttcatgaaaacagagtaatgccttaagcaagatgacatgatataaagggataaattcatgcaatatgataaaaacctcatcttgttatcctcgatggcaacaatacaatacgtgccttgctgcccctactgtcattgggaaaggacaccgcaagattaaaccaaagctaagcacttctcccattgcaagaaagatcaatcttagtaggccaaaccaaactgataattcgaagagacttgcaaagataaccaatcatacataaaagaattcagagaagattcaaatattgttcatagataatcttgatcataaacccacaattcatcggtctcaacaaacacaccgcaaaaaaaaagagattacatcgagagagggggagaacattgtattgagatccaaaaaaagagaagaagccatctatctactaactatggacccgaaggtctgaggtaaactactcacacttcatcggagaggctatggtgttgatgtagaagccctccgtgacggatgccctctctggcggagctccggaacaggccccaagatgggatctcgtgggtacagaaggttgcggcggtggaattaggtttttggctccgtctctgatcgtttgggggtacgtaggtatatatagaaggaaggagtacgttggtggagcaacagagggcccacaagggcggagggcgcgccctggggggtgggcgcgccccctacctcgtggcttcctcttttgtttcttgacgtagggtccaagtctttcggatcataatcttcctaaaaatcacgttcccgaaggtttcatttcgtttggactccgtttgatattccttttctgcgaaactctgaaataggcaaaaaactgcaattctgtgctgggcctccggttaatagtttagtcctaaaaataatataaaaatgaataataaagcccaataatgtccaaaacagtagataatatagcatggagcaatcaaaaattaaagatacgttggagacgtatcaagcatccccaagcttaattcctgctcgtcctcgagtagataaatgataaaaagataatttttgatgtggagtgctacttcgcataatttgaatgtaatttttcttaattgtggtatgaatattcagatctgaaagattcaagataaaagttcatattgacataaaaataataatacttcaagcatactaactaagcaattatgtcttctcaaaataacatggccaaagaaagttcatccctataaaatcatatagtttagtcatactccatttttgtcacacaagaatgctctcatcatgcacaaccccgatgaaaagccaagcaattgtttcatactttagaaatctcaaacctataaa
Protein-coding regions in this window:
- the LOC123165590 gene encoding uncharacterized protein; this translates as MRFPPSGSLICSGGARSAAWTIKTARRSCCCWLPARSCCCRSSARICCFRRCPHRRHPPAPLPPQHQRQGCWEGEGRMGGWALLRAVQPSQSRAGSSSPRLTDVVEYIFWNGYELSKVQVLRCLLQAE